One part of the Rutidosis leptorrhynchoides isolate AG116_Rl617_1_P2 chromosome 1, CSIRO_AGI_Rlap_v1, whole genome shotgun sequence genome encodes these proteins:
- the LOC139868952 gene encoding putative F-box protein At3g51171, whose amino-acid sequence MSDYLPFEIQITIIKKLPIRALIQFRSVSKSWKSLIDSSDFIANYHFSNAPLQHHVLVRSFDSEHEKYVSIVDDDDNFPQNKIPLIVPSHVRLQLGKFPDIIGSSQGVLFLWFTPSEFVLWNPTIRKTVPIVVPNLLNNNEFETVVGFGVCPGTSDPKLVKITYISSLQFKPEKCIPLQVELFNLSSGSWRSLSMNVPRKSIEVTWKQVCIDKFIYWLAGDRNLAGNTLQTKYLILSFDMITEEFTEIDLPDNLAYLHNDFLLIYKLWTSLLVLDTEFYEIQEYCVWKMDLGVPNTFAKLFVIKSPFESLLLSTVHDFRITGQPIIEMFINNDDKQHAFYVYEPASQEICDIGITGGYPCLANHTLQHCFCLIYRGVEDQDIVIVLKCKCNAKNTQLTP is encoded by the coding sequence ATGTCTGATTACTTACCTTTCGAAATTCAAATAACAATCATCAAAAAGCTACCTATCAGAGCATTGATTCAATTCAGatcagtttcaaaatcatggaagtCACTAATCGATAGCTCTGATTTTATCGCTAATTACCACTTCAGCAACGCTCCGCTGCAGCATCATGTACTTGTAAGGTCCTTTGATTCAGAGCATGAAAAATATGTTTCGATTgtggatgatgatgataattttcCCCAAAATAAGATCCCCCTGATTGTTCCATCACATGTCAGACTACAACTAGGTAAGTTTCCAGATATAATTGGTAGCTCTCAAGGTGTCCTCTTCttgtggtttactccaagtgaattTGTTCTATGGAATCCCACTATTAGAAAAACGGTTCCTATTGTTGTGCCTAATTTATTAAACAATAATGAATTTGAAACCGTTGTTGGTTTTGGGGTTTGTCCTGGTACTAGTGACCCTAAGCTTGTCAAAATCACTTATATTTCAAGTTTGCAATTTAAGCCTGAAAAATGCATCCCTTTGCAAGTTGAGCTTTTTAATCTAAGTTCGGGGTCTTGGAGGAGTTTGTCTATGAATGTGCCTCGTAAATCAATTGAAGTGACATGGAAGCAAGTATGTATAGATAAGTTTATTTATTGGCTTGCTGGTGATAGGAATCTTGCTGGTAATACATTACAAACGAAGTATTTGATATTGTCATTTGATATGATAACTGAAGAATTTACAGAGATAGACCTCCCGGATAATTTGGCATACTTACATAACGATTTCTTgcttatatataagttatggacaTCTCTTCTTGTGCTTGATACCGAGTTTTACGAGATACAAGAATATTGTGTATGGAAGATGGACCTGGGGGTTCCAAACACGTTTGCAAAGCTATTCGTTATTAAGTCACCATTTGAATCATTGCTATTATCAACGGTACATGACTTTAGGATAACCGGCCAACCTATTATCGAAATGTTCATTAATAACGATGATAAacaacatgcattttatgtttatgAACCCGCGTCACAAGAAATCTGTGATATAGGGATTACTGGTGGGTATCCATGCTTAGCGAATCATACATTGCAACATTGCTTTTGCTTGATATATAGAGGAGTGGAGGATCAAGATATTGTTATCGTTCTAAAATGTAAATGTAATGCTAAGAACACACAACTAACTCCTTAA